In the Drosophila takahashii strain IR98-3 E-12201 chromosome 3R, DtakHiC1v2, whole genome shotgun sequence genome, one interval contains:
- the Obp83ef gene encoding uncharacterized protein Obp83ef has product MSSLWIILLSLFLVSSKVLADLSGDAQTLEKCLRELSSPDNIAGDLQKLERYPSWTREEVPCLMRCLAREKGWFDSEANKWKLKRLTDDLGADIYNYCRFELRRVASDGCSFAYRGLRCLKQAEMHAGTSLSTLLRCSRQLNATNVELLQYSKLKAKEPITCLFQCFADAMSFYDSAGNWRLDNWLQAFGPSAKEDQSLRADYSGCRLSEKVRQEAVNKCSWMYDEYKCWERVNGNELAEEPKAQS; this is encoded by the exons ATGAGTTCCCTGTGGATTATTTTACTTAGTCTGTTCCTGGTCTCCAGCAAG GTTCTGGCTGATCTGTCTGGCGATGCCCAGACGCTGGAGAAGTGCCTGCGGGAGCTGAGCTCGCCGGATAACATCGCCGGTGACCTTCAGAAGCTGGAGCGGTATCCGTCGTGGACGCGGGAGGAGGTGCCCTGCCTGATGCGCTGCTTGGCCAGGGAGAAGGGCTGGTTCGACAGCGAGGCCAACAAGTGGAAGCTTAAGCGGCTGACCGATGACCTGGGCGCAGATATCTACAACTACTGCAGGTTCGAGTTGCGACGGGTGGCCTCCGACGGCTGCAGTTTCGCCTACCGGGGACTCAGGTGCCTCAAGCAGGCCGAGATGCACGCGGGCACCAGCTTGAGCACCCTCCTGCGGTGTTCCCGCCAGCTGAACGCCACCAACGTGGAGCTGCTGCAGTACAGTAAGCTGAAGGCCAAGGAACCCATCACGTGCCTCTTCCAGTGCTTCGCCGATGCCATGAGCTTCTATGATTCCGCTGGCAACTGGCGACTGGACAACTGGCTGCAGGCATTCGGCCCCTCCGCAAAGGAGGATCAGTCCCTCAGGGCGGACTACAGTGGCTGCCGCCTAAGCGAGAAAGTGCGACAGGAGGCGGTGAACAAGTGCTCCTGGATGTACGACGAGTACAAGTGCTGGGAACGAGTAAATGGAAACGAGCTGGCGGAGGAGCCTAAGGCGCAGTCTTGA
- the Obp83cd gene encoding uncharacterized protein Obp83cd → MEMRTGLFLAIFLWLSVNDSLALLPHEGETIEKCILSYGGLTAETAERLERFKEWSEDYEEIPCFTRCYLAEMFNFYNNSTGFNKAGVVKAFGNPVYNACQKKLELPGGSSVSTCQHAYEGFHCITNMENHPFTVIDNMANTSLFARNAMKECLQHVEQDKWKSFTAYADYPVTEPIPCYSRCFLDKLHLFDEKTRLWKVGAMRQHLGVPARGAVIRSCHLQRGKDRCATYYKQFTCHALA, encoded by the exons ATGGAAATGAGGACTGGATTATTTTTGGCAATATTTCTGTGGCTTTCTGTG AATGATAGCCTGGCCTTACTGCCGCACGAGGGCGAGACCATCGAGAAGTGCATTCTGAGCTATGGTGGACTTACTGCGGAGACTGCGGAGCGACTCGAACGATTCAAGGAATGGTCGGAGGACTACGAGGAAATTCCCTGCTTCACGCGGTGCTACTTGGCTGAAATGTTCAACTTCTACAACAATAGTACGGGTTTCAATAAGGCCGGAGTTGTGAAAGCCTTTGGAAATCCCGTCTACAATGCGTGTCAGAAGAAATTGGAGCTGCCAGGTGGATCCAGTGTGAGCACCTGCCAACATGCCTACGAGGGCTTTCACTGCATCACTAAT ATGGAGAACCACCCATTCACGGTGATCGACAACATGGCGAACACCTCTCTGTTCGCCAGAAACGCCATGAAGGAGTGCCTGCAGCATGTGGAGCAGGATAAGTGGAAGAGCTTCACTGCCTACGCCGACTATCCCGTCACTGAACCGATTCCCTGCTACTCCCGGTGCTTTCTCGACAAGCTGCATCTTTTCGATGAGAAAACGCGGCTCTGGAAAGTGGGGGCCATGAGGCAACATTTGGGCGTTCCAGCCAGAGGAGCAGTCATCAGGTCGTGCCACCTGCAGCGTGGCAAGGACCGATGTGCCACCTACTACAAGCAGTTCACCTGCCACGCCCTGGCCTAA